In Vibrio quintilis, the DNA window AATGAGAAAAATCATTATGCTGATTTATTTTATCCCTGGAGGAAAATTCAAACCCGGCACCGTATGCATCCGCAACTGCTATTTCTGTTAACATCGTTTTGTTTAACCTAATTTATACCCTGTTCTTTTTTCAAATGCTTCTGTCAGTTTTAGATGGTTAACTTGTTCAATCTGCGCCAGCTTTTCCAAACAATCAGGCAAAATATCTAAGATATCAGGGTCGATTTTCTTCATATTTTCAACCAAATTGGCATCAAAAGCATCATCTTCTTCACACCCTGATTCACCGACCTGATGCCTGAAACGGTACATTTTTTCAACCCAGTAGTTTATTTTTTCATCCACACTAAAAGTTTGGTATTTAACAGGAAAATTTAACTTTTCCAGCTTCTGGACAATAAGTTTTTTTGAGTCTGGCTTATATGCACTATAGAAAGCTCTTGATTCTTCAGCTATTTTTAAACCAGAATTTTCAGAAATCATATTAAAACATTCATACAAAACATTTGTATCAGGTTCAAAGTCATATTTTACAATGACTTTAACCGCCATATCTGACAGGCTAAATTCTTCAGAATCCAGTAATCGTTTTTTTCTTTCATTTAATGATAAAAAACGATTTTCTGATGGTAAAAACTCAAGTTCATCCCGTCTTTCTACATGATCATTAATCACCCAGATAATAATATTTTCAGAATCAATAAGTTGGTATGCCAACAAGAACTTATCTTCAACAATTTGTGATTTTAGATTTGCCGGTAAATCAATATATTTCATTAAAATCATTACATTTCTACCAATTCAATCGTTCCATTAGAATCTGTGTTTACAACCGTAAAGTTATTACCCGGAGGAATAACATTTTCGCAAGAATAAGATGGTTTGCCCACTTTATCATGAAAATGTACACCAAAAGCTAAATCTGAGATATCCTTTGCACTATCAGTATGAATCACTAAATTTCTTGCACCTCCATATGCATCCTCTTCGTTTGGTGCAGTGGACCAAAAACTTGATTTTACGCTATTACCAAGCTTATATTTTGAATCAAATTTGGATTCATCCTCAGAACTGTTCAGTCGAATACCCCGAAATTGGGTTGAGGGTGCATCTGGCATTTTATTCATTCCAGACTTAACTAATTCTGCTAATTCATTCGCTTCCGGGCTACCACCATTATCAAGGGTTGCATTTAAATCCCGGTAGAAAAGCTTGGTTGTATATCCAAATACAGCATGCGCTTCATCCGAACTCAGACCATGAGTCTTAACTGCATTTTCAATAAGAGGTTCGTAGTCAACACCTATCTCTTTCATCCCCTCATAAAAACTTTGAACCTGCTCAACCGATTGATTATTAAATTTCGCAACTTTTTTTACATACTCAGGTGCTGAAGACAAAGCTCCAGAGCTCTCTAAGTCAACCCCAGGCGCCTCCCCCTTCGCCTTCTTCGTCAGCGCTTCCGGAATAAACGGCGGACACGTCCAGACCGCATCGGCCGCTTCTGCAAGCGGGGTGATTTTCAGATAAGTGGCTTTTTCCTGTGCGCTGTCTTTGCCGCAATCAAATGTCTCACCTTTATAAGGCGTATCGCCGATAAATACATCGCCTGAACCAGCGGCGACTGAGCCGCCGCAGTTGATGGCATCGCCGACCCGTGCTGCGGGTTTACCGTTGATAGACACATTCGATGAACCGGCATTGATGGCGCGCCCGTGAACCCCGTGTGGCACCTGAGGGCAGGGACACGCATGCAGCAGCACCGTGTCTCCCTTACGTGCTGCCGGCTTGCCGTTAATTGAAACGTCCGGACTGCCTGCCACAATCGGTGTTGCAGGGAAACAGCCATGCCCGGAGCAACTGTCTCCTAATCTTCCTGCTTTTGGCATAACGGCTACATCCTCGTGTCGGGAGCCTCAGGCTCCTGCGGCTTATCCGTTTCATCCGGTTTGACCATCTTCGGCGCAGTCCCTTTACCCGGAGAACCACCTTCGTTGATTTTCACTTTCGAGCCGGAAATCGTCACACCGCCGCTGTCAATTTTAACAAAACCACCCGGTCCTTTGATCGTCAGTTCGGTTCCGGCTTCCAGCACAATATTTTTAGCTTTGACATAACTTTCATTGCTGACGGAAATCCGCTGGTTTGCACCGATTTCTTTCTCTTCTGCGGCGGTAATTTGTGTAACGACACTGCCTTCAACTTTGGTGATAATCCCGCCGGAAATAAACCGGCTCAGCTTACCGATAATTCGCTGAACCACGTTCCGGCCAACTTTCACATGGTGATCCTGCCCGAACTCTTCCACCACGTTTTTACCCACCATACGATTCACATTCTCGGTGATCATCTGATACCAGTGGCGGCCAATACGGTGGTGGCTGTCTACGCCAACCGACTCCCGGCGGATGTTTTCCGTAACGATATCCTGATCTTTCTGCGCATGAATATAAATCTGCTCAATGCTGGATTGATCTTCAAAGCGGATTTCATTCGACCCTTCGCCCTGATGCGTCTGCGTTTTAAACACGGTCCGGGTTTTATGGTTCGGTAACAAATATGGTGAAACATTAGTTGCGTGATAAGTCCGGCCGGTGACAATCGGCTGGTCCGGATCCCCGTTGAGGAAGGAAACAATCACTTCGTGGCCGATTCTCGGAATCGCGATAAATCCGTACTGACTTCCCGCCCAGCCCTGAGACACACGCACCCAACAGGAGCTTTTCTCGTTCTGGCTGCTTTCCCGATCCCACGGGAAATGGAGCTTAACCCGGCCATGTTCATCACAATAGATTTCTTCGCCGGACGGACCGACAACCGTAGCAATGCAAGGGCCATCGACCAGCGGCTTCGGTTGTGGATGCGCCTGCCAGACTTTATCACCGGGGATCAGAAGAAAACTGTTTGAATACGTGGTTGCTCCATTGCTGCCACCTTCTTCCAGTGACTGAGGCTGTGTGCCGGTATGACTGGCTTCAACCACCAGCCAGCACCGGTTCATGGCCGGGTCCGCTTTGTGATCTTTCAAATCAAACCGTTTACCGCCCTGAATTTTTGCTTCATCACTTTGACCAGTAACGGTATGGGCAGCTCTTCTTAAATAATCCAGACGGATTTGGGTAAATGCTTTGCCATTCCCGTCATCTTTATAGCGACCCGGATAATCAAAATGCTCATAGGTTTGTTTCTGATAATCCAGCTCTTTGCCATCCAGCTTCTGAGAGAAATTGTAAGACGGTTTTTTGAAGCTGTAATCACGCAACTCAATGGAGCTGACTTCTGACTGTTTGGTCTCATTCAGCGAAGAAATGAATGGCTCTTCTGATGCACCACCCGATAACGCGTTATACGGAATCTTGTCGCCCAGTTTCGGGAACCCTTCCGGATTATCTGTCACCACCAGCGTGTGTTTGCTGTCTTCATGAGTGAAGGTATACATCAACCCTTCTTCGGCGGCCATCCGGTGGAAAAACGCCAGATCGGTTTCCCGGTACTGCACGCAGAATTCACGCTCAGAAAGCGTCCGCTTAACGGAAAATGCATAATCGTTGATTCCCATCTCATCCAGCAATGTTGACAAAATTGTCTTCACATCTTTTTGCTGGAAGATTCTGCTGTTCTGGCGAAGGGATAAACGTTCAAGAGAAGGGACTAAAGTCAGAGAATAAAAGGTGTGGTGGTGGCCGGTATCGCCTTTGGAAAAATTGCGGATAATACCGTGGACTTTTTGCACCACTTCCCCGCTGCGAATCACTTCGAGCAGCGCTTTGCTGTCAACCATCTGTTTTGCAGTCAACCCACTGTTCCGGCTGGCAAGTTCAATCTGATAACGATAACCGAAAACCGGCTGTCCCTGTGCATCTGTGGAATCTGAAACGGACTCATGTCCCTGATACTGCCGCACCACCAATGTGTCGTCGTTTACACCATCGACGGTCAGACGAAAGTTTAAAGTTCTCATGTTGTACGCCTGCGTTGTTAATTGAATACCGTGTTAGTTGAATACCGTGTGAGTTCAATTTTTTGCTTGTTGAACACCGGAGATTAGTCTGGAAATAGGGAAATAAAGAATTGTTGCTGAACACAAATCAGATGACTGAATCTGAAGGATTGCTTCAGATAAAGAAATCATCGCCCGCAGAGGCAGGCGATGAAAGAAGAAGCTGATTAAGCTTCGATTGGCTTACGCCAGTCATCAGCACCAGAAGTACCACAGTTGTTGTGATCCCAGGTGATTTTACGGTAAGTCAGAGAAACCGTAACGTTCTGAGTGTAGTCAGAATCAGCTGGGTTTTGACAGTGTGGCATTGCACAATCGATATCAACGATTGTTGCGTTTTCCAGTGTTGTCGTGAAGAAGTTTTCTTGCTTACCTTCGATAGAAGTACGGTACCATTTCAGAGTCACTGAAGGCAGTTTTTCACCAGAAGTTAATGCGTTATATAGCAGAGGAACTGCTTTGTTCAGGTTCACAGTGAACTTGAATGGTTTGTGAACACGTTGACCAGCTGGCTGACCAGACTGAGGATCAGTTGGGACAGTCACGATGTGATCGAAACGTTGAACCAGCATCTCATCTTCGTGACCTTCAACATATGCGTCACCGATAGAATCTGCAGTACATGCACCTGACGTAATTGAACCCTGAGTTTCGCCTTCAATCGCGATATAACATGGAGTTGGCATTCTGTAATTCCTTACTCTTTTTATATAAATCTGATTAATAAATTATTGTAAACGCATTGCGTTACAGTCACTTAAAGAGCAATGGATGTGCCAACTATGCGTTTCTTTAAAAAACAGTAAGTTGAATTTAGAGGATTAATAATACAGGCAAGATCTTGCTCAGAGGCGAGCAAAAAGTTGCCCGGCGAGCAAGATCTTGCCCGGGATATTTATGGCACAGATCACACATCACTCCAATTCTGTTTCTCTGGGCCTGTAAAAATAATGACCTTTTTTACGCACTGAATCACATCATAAATGTGCTGAGTGCACATTGAGCAACCGGATACGCTCCGATTTACACCGTAAATCCACCGGGTCTTATGCCTGATGGCTGCATCCGGCGCCGGAGATAGTACTTGTCCCGCCGTTTCCCGGAGACACAATAATCCGGGTCGATATTCTGTCTTGCAGTGCTGCAATATGAGAAATAACCCCGATTAGTTTTCCTTCCTGCTGTAAACCTGCCAGCGTTTCAAGTGCGATATCCAGCGCATCTTCATCGAGTGTACCGAACCCTTCATCAAGAAACAGTGAATCGACCCGGACGTTATGACTGGCCATACCGGACAACCCTAATGCCAGTGCCAGACTGACAATAAAGCTTTCACCACCAGACAGGTTCTTCGCTGACCGCACTTCACCAGCCTGATAATTGTCAATAACACTCAGTTCCAGCGGACGCAGCGGGTCATGAATCAGCAGGTAACGATCGGTCATTTTCTGTAATTGCAGATTGGCATGACCGATCATCATTTCAAACGTCAGTCCCTGCGCAAAGTTACGGAATTTCTTACCATCCGCAGAACCAATGAGTTCATGTAATGTTTCCCAGCGGTCACATTCCCGCTGCTGCCCCTCAATGGCGGTAATTTGAGTTTGCTGCTGCTGCCTGAGTTTTTCATTATCCTGCAACTGCTGCCGGATTGCGCCAATTTCCTGCTGGAGTTGCTGTTGCTGACCGGCTAAAAATGCCTCGGTTTCTTTGAGTGTTTCCAGCGGTTCATCCGTTAACTGTTTCTTCTCTTCGCTCACCAGCAGCTGTCCTTTCTCATGCAACAGCGTTTTCAAACGGGTTTGCTGCTCTGCCAGTGCCTGCGATTTTTGTTTAAGCGCCTGACGCTCTTCCCCGGACAGGCAGGCAGACAAGTAATCTGCCTCATTATCAAACTGCCAGTGACTGAGTTGTGTGATAAATTCCTGCTGCATGTTCTCCAGCTCTGTTTGCTGAGTCTCCTGCGTACGTTTCAGATCGCTGATCTTCTGCTGTAGCTGGTTAAGTGCCTGTCCTGCCAGTGAAGACGACTGACGTTTTTCTTCAAGCAACTTTTCTGCGGTATCTGTCACCTGATGAAGTCGCATTTCCTCTGCATCTGCATCTTTATCTCCAAACAACTCAACGCGTTGCCGGCACAATGCTGTCAAAACGCTTTCCATCCCGGTCAGCTTGTCTTTTTGTACGGACAGTCCGGCTTCAGCATCACGGATTTGCTCACCATGATGCTGAAGCCCGATTTCAAGACCCGCGATGTCCTGCAAAAGAGCGGTATGTCGCTGGTGTCGCTCATGCCATTGCCGGCTTCGGTCTGTCAATGCTGTATCAATGGCAGGCAGTTTTTCCGGCGTCACCTGAGTGATGCCAAAAACCTCAAGCTCACTTTGTAACCGGGTCAGCTCTTGTTGCTGTTGCTCCTGTAACGTTTCAGCTTCCTGCTTCAGGCGTTTCTGTTCCTCTGCCAGTACCGTTTTCTTCAGGTACAACGCCTGCACTGCCTGAGTCAGATTCAGCTCTGTATTTTTTGCCGTTTCAAGCAGTTGCCGTAAATTCATCAGCGCCAGTTCAGCTTCCTCTGCCTGTGACAGTGTTAACCGGACAGACGCCAGTTGCTGCTGAACCATTTGCAGGTGTTGCTCAAGCTGGTGCGACAAATGTTCCTCCGGAGCGGCTTCAATGCAAAGTTCCCTGCAATACCGGGTCAGCTGCTGCCGGCTCTCCTGAATCACGGCCTTATATTCTGTTTCTCTGACAGAGAGTTGTTCCCGTTCCTTGTTAATGCCGGCCAGCAGAATCAACTGATCGGACACGTTTTTGCGGACGTCAGCCAACTCCAGTCTGAGCTGTTCAAGTTGCTGCTGCGTTTCATCGGCAATGGGAGTATTTCCCTGTGCATAAGGATGTGTTTCGGAGCCACACAACGGACAGGGCTCTCCGTCACGCAGTTGTTGCCGGGCCTGCTCCAAATCTTCAATCCGGCGAATCAGGGTGAGTTGTGTCTCCAGATAACCCGTCTCTTTCTCCAGTTGTTCTTGATGCGTCTGGCTGGTTTTCAGTGCAGCTTCTGTCCCGGAGATTTGCTGCACCAACAACGCATCACGCTGTGCCTGCGCCGCAAGATTCTGTTCTGCCTGAGATAAAGTTTCAGCAGCTTTGATTGCAGATTCGCTATCGCTCAAAGCCTGAATCAGATCCGTATGATAATGACGCCACTCAGACAGCGTTTTCTCCCCGAGGCAGGCATTCAGCGCTGTTTGCTTCTCAGCCACGAGCTGTTCATCCTGCTGCCGTTTTTTCCCGGCGTATTCCTGCTGTTCACATGCCTGTAACCACTGTTGTTCATGCATGGTTAATGTTGAAGTGGTTTGTTCAACCGCCTGGTGTTTGGTGTGAACTTGTTCCGTCAGGCCATGTATTTGCCGGAAACGGCTGCGTAACCCGGTCAGCTCTGTGGTCAGCTTTTCATCCGCTCTGCCCGTATCCAACTGAAAGCTCAGCGCCTCTGCTTCTGCTTTTTTTTGTTGCAGTAAAGTTGTGTCCCGCTGCTGATTTTTCTGAAGTTCAGCAATGGTTTGACGATGTGCTTTCAGTGCCTGACGTAACTCTTCGACCGGCACTGATTTCGTAGTGATTTGAACATCCAGTTCACGCACTGATCGAAGCACTTTTTGTTGTGACTGCTGTTCCGCCCTTGCGGCGACATAACGCTCTTCCGCTGTTGCAAGGGCTTTCCCGGCCTGCTGCATGGCAGTGGTGCAGTCCGGTAGTTGTGCATGGCGGGCGTTCAGTTGTTCATGGCTGGCTTGCAGGGACAGACGCTTTGTTTTGAGCTCTGTATAGGGCGCCGACAGTTCGATCGCCCGCAGCGCTGTATCCAGTTTTTTCTGCTGCGGGAGAAAGGCTTCTGTTTCCTGTTGTAACTGTCCTTGTTCAGTTTCGAGTTGCTGTAATTCCTGGCGCAGCAGTGCCTGTCCTTCTAACCACTGTATCGCCAGCAGCTTTTGCTGCTTCTGTTTTCCGCACGATTCGTCCTGTTCTGTTTTTTCTTTCAGATCATTCGTTAATTGCATCTCTGCATCAGATGAGAGTATCGGCATACCAGCCAGCCCGGACTGAAGCTGTTCCAGCCTTTTGTGCTGTTCTGTCCGGTATTCGTGAACCCGCACGGAAATCTGGCTGTAAATACCGGTTCCGGTGATCTGTTCCAAAATCGGTGCCCGTTCATCAGGAGCAGCCTG includes these proteins:
- the tssI gene encoding type VI secretion system tip protein TssI/VgrG; translated protein: MRTLNFRLTVDGVNDDTLVVRQYQGHESVSDSTDAQGQPVFGYRYQIELASRNSGLTAKQMVDSKALLEVIRSGEVVQKVHGIIRNFSKGDTGHHHTFYSLTLVPSLERLSLRQNSRIFQQKDVKTILSTLLDEMGINDYAFSVKRTLSEREFCVQYRETDLAFFHRMAAEEGLMYTFTHEDSKHTLVVTDNPEGFPKLGDKIPYNALSGGASEEPFISSLNETKQSEVSSIELRDYSFKKPSYNFSQKLDGKELDYQKQTYEHFDYPGRYKDDGNGKAFTQIRLDYLRRAAHTVTGQSDEAKIQGGKRFDLKDHKADPAMNRCWLVVEASHTGTQPQSLEEGGSNGATTYSNSFLLIPGDKVWQAHPQPKPLVDGPCIATVVGPSGEEIYCDEHGRVKLHFPWDRESSQNEKSSCWVRVSQGWAGSQYGFIAIPRIGHEVIVSFLNGDPDQPIVTGRTYHATNVSPYLLPNHKTRTVFKTQTHQGEGSNEIRFEDQSSIEQIYIHAQKDQDIVTENIRRESVGVDSHHRIGRHWYQMITENVNRMVGKNVVEEFGQDHHVKVGRNVVQRIIGKLSRFISGGIITKVEGSVVTQITAAEEKEIGANQRISVSNESYVKAKNIVLEAGTELTIKGPGGFVKIDSGGVTISGSKVKINEGGSPGKGTAPKMVKPDETDKPQEPEAPDTRM
- a CDS encoding Hcp family type VI secretion system effector, translated to MPTPCYIAIEGETQGSITSGACTADSIGDAYVEGHEDEMLVQRFDHIVTVPTDPQSGQPAGQRVHKPFKFTVNLNKAVPLLYNALTSGEKLPSVTLKWYRTSIEGKQENFFTTTLENATIVDIDCAMPHCQNPADSDYTQNVTVSLTYRKITWDHNNCGTSGADDWRKPIEA
- a CDS encoding AAA family ATPase — its product is MRILQLRFKNLNSLAGEWLIDFTHPAFTADGLFAITGPTGAGKTTILDAICLALYGRTPRLSRVTKGMNEIMSRQCGECFAEVTFETQSGQYRCHWSQHRARKKSDGDLQAPKHEIADAKSNILLESKLKLVAEQIEKLTGMDFDRFTRSMLLAQGGFAAFLQAAPDERAPILEQITGTGIYSQISVRVHEYRTEQHKRLEQLQSGLAGMPILSSDAEMQLTNDLKEKTEQDESCGKQKQQKLLAIQWLEGQALLRQELQQLETEQGQLQQETEAFLPQQKKLDTALRAIELSAPYTELKTKRLSLQASHEQLNARHAQLPDCTTAMQQAGKALATAEERYVAARAEQQSQQKVLRSVRELDVQITTKSVPVEELRQALKAHRQTIAELQKNQQRDTTLLQQKKAEAEALSFQLDTGRADEKLTTELTGLRSRFRQIHGLTEQVHTKHQAVEQTTSTLTMHEQQWLQACEQQEYAGKKRQQDEQLVAEKQTALNACLGEKTLSEWRHYHTDLIQALSDSESAIKAAETLSQAEQNLAAQAQRDALLVQQISGTEAALKTSQTHQEQLEKETGYLETQLTLIRRIEDLEQARQQLRDGEPCPLCGSETHPYAQGNTPIADETQQQLEQLRLELADVRKNVSDQLILLAGINKEREQLSVRETEYKAVIQESRQQLTRYCRELCIEAAPEEHLSHQLEQHLQMVQQQLASVRLTLSQAEEAELALMNLRQLLETAKNTELNLTQAVQALYLKKTVLAEEQKRLKQEAETLQEQQQQELTRLQSELEVFGITQVTPEKLPAIDTALTDRSRQWHERHQRHTALLQDIAGLEIGLQHHGEQIRDAEAGLSVQKDKLTGMESVLTALCRQRVELFGDKDADAEEMRLHQVTDTAEKLLEEKRQSSSLAGQALNQLQQKISDLKRTQETQQTELENMQQEFITQLSHWQFDNEADYLSACLSGEERQALKQKSQALAEQQTRLKTLLHEKGQLLVSEEKKQLTDEPLETLKETEAFLAGQQQQLQQEIGAIRQQLQDNEKLRQQQQTQITAIEGQQRECDRWETLHELIGSADGKKFRNFAQGLTFEMMIGHANLQLQKMTDRYLLIHDPLRPLELSVIDNYQAGEVRSAKNLSGGESFIVSLALALGLSGMASHNVRVDSLFLDEGFGTLDEDALDIALETLAGLQQEGKLIGVISHIAALQDRISTRIIVSPGNGGTSTISGAGCSHQA